The following are encoded together in the Ranitomeya imitator isolate aRanImi1 chromosome 4, aRanImi1.pri, whole genome shotgun sequence genome:
- the LOC138674746 gene encoding olfactory receptor 10A7-like codes for MCDINQTEVTEFLLLGFTGLYKYKFLLFILFFFSYLIILAGNLLIIVLVSTNHNLNFPMFYFLKHLAAADILSTTTIVPMMLNIILYDMKEVPVRSCIFQLHMVLIFGYSPIILLTIMSYDRYLAICSPMRYNSIMQPHVCFKMVLGSWFWNFVISFEMIFVWQLEFCGNNVIDHFFCDFRVVLELTTSDTSIFTLVDSVITIIFIVFPLAFILISYLSIFFIIMALSSISGLSKAFSTCGSHLTTVCIYYGTLIMIYMIPSNDKSLSTNKFLSLLYIVMSPMMNPIIYSLRNQEIRRAIHQMFRKC; via the coding sequence ATGTGTGACATCAACCAGACTGAAGTCACAGAGTTCCTGCTCCTTGGATTTACCGGTCTATATAAATACAAATTTCTGCTCTTCATCCTTTTCTTCTTCTCTTACCTGATAATACTGGCTGGAAACCTCCTTATTATAGTGTTGGTGTCCACCAATCACAATCTCAATTTCCCAATGTTCTACTTTCTCAAGCATCTAGCTGCAGCCGACATCCTTTCCACTACGACCATTGTGCCCATGATGTTAAATATAATTCTATATGACATGAAGGAGGTGCCAGTGAGGAGCTGCATCTTCCAGCTCCATATGGTCCTTATATTTGGTTATAGCCCAATTATTCTGCTCACTATAATGTCTTATGATCGGTACTTGGCCATTTGCAGCCCGATGCGCTACAATTCCATAATGCAACCTCATGTTTGCTTCAAGATGGTTCTTGGCTCCTGGTTTTGGAACTTTGTAATTTCCTTTGAGAtgatttttgtttggcagctggagTTTTGTGGTAACAACGTAATAGACCACTTCTTCTGTGACTTCAGGGTAGTTCTTGAATTGACGACCTCCGACACTAGCATCTTTACTTTGGTGGACTCTGTAATAACCATCATTTTCATTGTCTTCCCTCTTGCTTTCATTCTTATCAGCTATTTGAGTATTTTCTTCATCATAATGGCCCTTTCATCCATCAGTGGCTTGTCAAAAGCCTTCTCCACATGTGGCTCCCATCTCACCACTGTGTGCATCTACTATGGAACCCTCATCATGATTTACATGATACCATCCAATGACAAATCATTGAGCACAAACAAGTTTTTATCTCTGCTGTACATTGTGATGTCTCCAATGATGAATCCCATCATTTACAGTCTGAGGAATCAGGAGATCAGGAGAGCTATTCACCAAATGTTCAGAAAATGTTAA